A region from the Macrobrachium nipponense isolate FS-2020 chromosome 47, ASM1510439v2, whole genome shotgun sequence genome encodes:
- the LOC135204845 gene encoding gastrula zinc finger protein XlCGF8.2DB-like — MEAEKLSSLLLVKEEKGNLEEGLTENTGEGSSLADPFIEVKAEPEFFDSGEFDVNCSFQSIKCEKGSSPSCDDESGKEKICIAKESRHLGRSNTAGKRITCAECQKTFSYMSHFKSHMRSHTGEKPHTCSICQRSFSQSSNLTKHMRSHSGDKPYTCSVCQRSFTLLSLLKNHMRTHTGEKPYTCSVCQRNFTQLPHLKLHVRTHTGEKPHTCSICQRSFSQSGTLTNHMRIHMGEKPYTCSVCQRSFIQLSHLKSHMRTHTGEKPQTCSVCQRSFSHSTSLTKHMRTHTGEKPYTCSVCQRSFTRLSLLKNHMRTHTGEKPYSCSICQRSFSDSGNLKNHTRTHTGEKPYTCSECQRSFTRLSLLKNHMRTHTGEKPL, encoded by the coding sequence ATGGAAGCTGAGAAATTGTCATCATTGCTGTTAGTCAAAGAAGAGAAGGGGAATCTGGAGGAGGGTCTAACTGAAAATACAGGGGAAGGCTCTTCACTTGCAGACCCCTTCatagaagtcaaggcagaaccAGAATTTTTTGACAGTGGTGAATTTGATGTGAACTGTTCATTCCAGTCAATTAAATGCGAGAAGGGCAGTTCTCCAAGCTGTGATGATGAAAGCGGAAAGGAAAAGATCTGTATTGCAAAAGAAAGTAGACATTTGGGTAGAAGCAACACAGCAGGGAAGCGAATAACTTGTGCTGAATGCCAAAAGACATTTTCATACATGTCTCACTTTAAATCCCACATGAGAAGTCATACCGGAGAGAAACCAcatacttgctctatatgtcaaagaagtttttctcaatcaTCTAATCTCACTAAACACATGAGATCTCATTCGGGAGataaaccatatacttgctctgtatgtcaaagaagttttactctattatctcttttaaaaaatcacatgagaactcatacaggagagaaaccatatacttgctctgtatgtcaaagaaaTTTTACTCAATTACCTCATTTAAAATTACATgtgagaactcatacgggagagaaaccacatacttgctctatatgtcaaagaagtttttctcaatcaGGTACTCTCACAAATCACATGAGAATTCATATGGGAgaaaaaccatatacttgctctgtatgtcaaagaagttttattCAATTATCACATTTAAAAagtcacatgagaactcatacgggagagaaaccacaaacttgctctgtatgtcaaagaagtttttctcattcAACTAGTCTCAcaaaacacatgagaactcatacgggagagaaaccatatacttgctctgtatgtcaaagaagttttactcgattatctcttttaaaaaatcacatgagaactcatacgggagagaaaccttatagttgctctatatgtcaaagaagtttttctgatTCAGGTAATCTCAAAAATCACAcgagaactcatacgggagagaaaccatatacttgctctgaatgtcaaagaagttttactcgattatctcttttaaaaaatcacatgagaactcatacgggagagaaacctttatag